The Stigmatella aurantiaca DW4/3-1 genome contains the following window.
GCTCCTCGGAGGCGTACCGGGCCTGCTGGTCCAGCGCCTCCACCTGCGCCATGTACGCGCCATTCACCGTGGGCCGGAGGGCCTGGGTGACGGCGAAGGGCGCAAGAACTCCGCTCACCGAGAGCTGCTGGGTGGCCGGGTCATAACGGAGGCGGCCCGCGTTGAGCTCCTCGAGCCGGACCTCCCGCGGCACACTCGCCAGCGAGACCTGGGTGACGGTGCCGTTCTCCGCCGCCGCGCTGGCCACCATCGCCCCGAAGGCCATGGCCATGAGCACCATGGACGCCAGCATCTTCGCCGCCACGGAGACATGCCTGCCGTGGCGCGACAGGAGCGTCCACAAGACGGCGAGCAGCGGCGCGAAGATGACGCCGAAGATGGGATTGGCGGCCTGGAAGTACTCGGCCGACAGCTGGAGGGGGCCGAGCGTCTTCAGGGTGTTGTACTCGGCCCAGACGTTGAGCGCGTTGCCGGCCTGCTCGAGCGCCATGAAGAAGAGGATCACGAAGGCGATGAGCACGAAGATGATGGTGCTCTTGTCTCGCGCGGCCCCCTTGATGGTGCGCAGCGTCCAGCCCATCCACGCGCCGATGATCGCGAAGATCGACGGCATGATGGCGTCCGTCCAGGCCTGCTGGCCGGTGGCCGCCAGGTACACGAACCGGGTGGGCACCACCGCCGCGAGCGTGAAGAAGACCCACGGGAGGCCCCGCACGATGGCGCCTCCGAAGCCACCAATCCCCGGCTCCGCTTCGTCCGCCTGCCGGGGGGAGCCGACGAGATGGACCGCCTTCGCATCGCCCCGCTGGGGCCTGATTTCATGCAGGTTGCCGGCCGCCTCCACGTCGCGCAGCACCTGCTTCTGCCCCACCAGGAAGATGATGAGGCTGAGCACCATGCCGACCCCCGCGGCGGCGAAGCCATAGTGATAGCCCATGCCCGGGGTGGGGCCCATGTTCTGGCGCAGCCAGCCGCACAGAATCGGAGACATGAAGGCCCCGAGGCTGATGCCCATGTAGAAGATGGTGAAGGCCCCGTCCCGCCGCGCGTCGTCCTGCCGGTACATCTTCCC
Protein-coding sequences here:
- a CDS encoding peptide MFS transporter, coding for MSPSAATAKKQLPQAGLPPEASSAAVEEPKGHPKGLYILFATEMWERFSYYGMRALFVLYLLNYLQFQPADSSAMYKWYMSLACLTPLIGGFLADRFLGLRASVITGAVLMAIGHFLMAFEPLPALYMALAFIIAGNGFFKPSISTLVGKMYRQDDARRDGAFTIFYMGISLGAFMSPILCGWLRQNMGPTPGMGYHYGFAAAGVGMVLSLIIFLVGQKQVLRDVEAAGNLHEIRPQRGDAKAVHLVGSPRQADEAEPGIGGFGGAIVRGLPWVFFTLAAVVPTRFVYLAATGQQAWTDAIMPSIFAIIGAWMGWTLRTIKGAARDKSTIIFVLIAFVILFFMALEQAGNALNVWAEYNTLKTLGPLQLSAEYFQAANPIFGVIFAPLLAVLWTLLSRHGRHVSVAAKMLASMVLMAMAFGAMVASAAAENGTVTQVSLASVPREVRLEELNAGRLRYDPATQQLSVSGVLAPFAVTQALRPTVNGAYMAQVEALDQQARYASEERPVTFQFQNLPEDYVFPLAGPQAEAFAGSWSDANKTVTMRGGLSHTAKAQLVGAGAPPEWRQALSNLAEKSKAARVSGLWLLLSYLLATLGELCLAPVGLSMVTKLAPARFASLFMGAWLISVSVSQYLGGSLGEMWGRVVPSSYFAIFIYTSLAGALVLLILQSPLNRLAREAK